The following coding sequences are from one Pelagovum sp. HNIBRBA483 window:
- the rplB gene encoding 50S ribosomal protein L2: MALKSYKPTTPGQRGLVLIDRSELWKGRPVKSLTEGLTKNGGRNNTGRITARRRGGGAKRLYRIVDFKRNKFDVSGVVVRIEYDPNRTAFIALIQYEDGEQAYILAPQRIAVGDKVIASSKADIKPGNAMPFSGMPIGTIVHNIEMKPGKGGQIARAAGTYAQFVGRDGGYAQIRLSSGELRLVRQECMATVGAVSNPDNSNQNFGKAGRMRHYGKRPAVRGVAMNPIDHPHGGGEGRTSGGRTPVTPWGKDTKGRRTRNKNKASQKLILRSRHARKGR; the protein is encoded by the coding sequence ATGGCACTTAAGTCGTATAAACCGACGACGCCTGGCCAGCGTGGGCTGGTGCTGATCGACCGCTCGGAGCTTTGGAAAGGTCGCCCAGTCAAGAGCCTCACTGAGGGTCTGACCAAGAATGGCGGCCGGAACAACACCGGACGGATCACGGCACGTCGTCGTGGTGGTGGCGCGAAGCGTCTCTACCGTATCGTGGACTTCAAGCGGAACAAATTCGATGTTTCAGGTGTTGTCGTACGCATTGAATATGACCCCAACCGTACCGCTTTCATCGCCCTCATCCAGTATGAAGATGGCGAGCAGGCATACATCCTCGCGCCGCAGCGTATCGCTGTTGGTGATAAGGTGATCGCATCCTCCAAGGCTGACATCAAGCCGGGCAACGCGATGCCTTTCTCGGGCATGCCGATCGGTACAATCGTTCACAACATCGAGATGAAGCCTGGTAAAGGCGGTCAAATCGCGCGTGCAGCTGGTACATATGCCCAGTTCGTTGGCCGCGATGGTGGCTACGCTCAGATCCGTTTGTCTTCGGGCGAGCTGCGTCTGGTGCGTCAGGAGTGCATGGCAACCGTCGGCGCTGTGTCCAACCCCGACAACTCGAACCAGAACTTCGGTAAAGCTGGTCGTATGCGCCATTACGGCAAACGTCCTGCAGTCCGTGGTGTTGCAATGAACCCGATCGATCACCCGCATGGTGGTGGTGAAGGCCGGACCTCCGGTGGCCGTACTCCGGTTACTCCGTGGGGTAAGGACACCAAGGGCCGTCGTACCCGTAACAAGAACAAGGCGTCGCAGAAGCTTATCCTTCGCTCGCGTCACGCCAGGAAAGGGCGCTAA
- the rpsS gene encoding 30S ribosomal protein S19, producing MARSVWKGPFVDAYVLKKAEATRESGRNEVIKIWSRRSTILPQFVGLTFGVYNGQKHIPVLVTEDMIGQKFGEYSPTRTYYGHAADKKAKRK from the coding sequence ATGGCACGCTCTGTTTGGAAAGGTCCGTTCGTTGACGCTTATGTCCTTAAAAAGGCTGAAGCGACTCGCGAATCCGGACGCAATGAAGTCATCAAAATCTGGTCGCGCCGCTCGACGATCCTGCCGCAGTTTGTCGGTTTGACGTTTGGTGTTTATAATGGCCAGAAGCACATTCCTGTGCTGGTAACCGAGGACATGATCGGTCAGAAGTTCGGTGAATATTCGCCGACCCGTACCTATTACGGGCACGCTGCCGACAAGAAAGCGAAGCGGAAGTAA
- the rplV gene encoding 50S ribosomal protein L22: MGKAQNPRRVADNEAMAKLRMLRTSPQKLNLVAAMIRGKKVEKALSDLTFSNKRIAADVKKCLQSAIANAENNHNLDVDELVVAEAFVGKNLTMKRGRPRARGRFGRIIKPFSELTIKVRQVEEQA, encoded by the coding sequence ATGGGCAAGGCACAAAACCCCCGCCGCGTGGCTGACAACGAAGCAATGGCGAAACTTCGCATGCTTCGTACAAGCCCGCAGAAACTGAACCTGGTCGCCGCAATGATCCGTGGCAAGAAGGTGGAAAAGGCCCTTTCGGACCTGACCTTCTCCAATAAGCGGATCGCTGCTGACGTGAAGAAATGCCTTCAGTCGGCGATTGCGAATGCTGAGAACAACCACAACCTCGACGTCGATGAACTCGTCGTTGCTGAAGCATTTGTGGGCAAGAACCTGACGATGAAGCGTGGCCGTCCGCGGGCGCGTGGCCGCTTTGGCCGCATCATCAAGCCGTTCTCGGAGCTGACCATCAAGGTGCGTCAAGTTGAGGAGCAAGCCTAA
- the rpsC gene encoding 30S ribosomal protein S3 gives MGNKVNPVGMRLQVNRTWDSRWYADTKDYGDLLLEDLKIKDFVKKECKQAGVSRVIIERPHKKCRVTIHTARPGVIIGKKGADIETLRKKLSALTASELHLNIVEVRKPELDAALVGESIAQQLERRVSFRRAMKRAVQNAMRMGALGIRVNVAGRLGGAEIARTEWYREGRVPLHTLRADIDYALSEAMTPYGIIGIKVWIFKGEIMEHDPQARDRKAQELQDGPAPRGAGGRR, from the coding sequence ATGGGTAACAAAGTAAATCCGGTAGGCATGCGCCTGCAGGTGAACCGTACCTGGGACTCCCGCTGGTACGCGGACACCAAAGACTACGGCGATCTTCTTCTCGAAGACCTGAAGATCAAGGACTTCGTCAAGAAAGAGTGCAAACAAGCCGGCGTAAGCCGTGTGATCATCGAGCGTCCGCACAAGAAGTGCCGCGTCACGATCCACACTGCACGCCCCGGCGTCATCATCGGCAAGAAAGGCGCTGACATCGAGACGCTTCGTAAGAAGTTGTCGGCTCTGACCGCAAGCGAACTTCACCTGAACATCGTTGAAGTCCGCAAGCCGGAGCTGGATGCGGCTCTCGTTGGTGAATCCATCGCTCAGCAGCTTGAGCGTCGTGTTTCCTTCCGTCGCGCTATGAAGCGTGCGGTGCAGAACGCGATGCGCATGGGTGCCCTCGGCATCCGTGTGAACGTTGCTGGCCGTCTGGGTGGCGCAGAAATCGCGCGTACTGAATGGTACCGTGAAGGCCGCGTCCCGCTGCACACGCTGCGCGCTGACATCGACTACGCCCTCTCCGAAGCAATGACCCCCTATGGCATCATTGGGATCAAGGTCTGGATCTTCAAAGGAGAGATCATGGAACACGACCCGCAAGCCCGCGACCGCAAGGCGCAGGAACTGCAGGACGGGCCCGCGCCTCGTGGCGCTGGCGGCCGCCGGTAA
- the rplP gene encoding 50S ribosomal protein L16 has translation MLQPKRTKFRKLHKGRIKGQAKGGSDLNFGTYGLKAVEPERVTARQIEAARRALTRHMKRQGRVWIRIFPDTPVTSKPTEVRMGKGKGSVDFWACKVKPGRVMFEIDGVNETIAREALRLAAMKLPIKTRTVVREDW, from the coding sequence ATGCTGCAACCAAAGCGCACAAAATTCCGCAAGCTTCACAAAGGCCGGATCAAAGGCCAGGCGAAGGGTGGTTCGGATCTGAACTTCGGCACATATGGCCTCAAAGCTGTTGAGCCCGAGCGCGTGACTGCACGCCAGATCGAAGCTGCTCGTCGTGCTTTGACCCGCCACATGAAGCGTCAAGGTCGGGTCTGGATCCGTATCTTCCCGGACACCCCGGTGACATCGAAGCCTACCGAAGTCCGTATGGGTAAAGGTAAGGGTTCGGTCGATTTCTGGGCATGCAAGGTCAAGCCCGGTCGCGTGATGTTCGAAATCGATGGCGTCAATGAGACGATTGCTCGTGAAGCGCTCCGTCTTGCTGCGATGAAGCTGCCCATCAAGACACGGACCGTCGTTCGCGAAGATTGGTAA
- a CDS encoding YdeI family protein, with protein sequence MALLREICRSEGLEETAKWGHPCYMAHDRNIALIGAFQNDFTLSFMNASLISDVHGVLQKAGPNAQVPSLIRFGSAADVAEREPILREYLQHLIGCAELGEKPIKAPSPIDLPDELVEVLDADPELAEAFASLTPGRQRSYAIGISGAKKSETRFARIEKFRPKILSGKGANER encoded by the coding sequence TTGGCGCTTCTGCGAGAGATTTGCCGCAGTGAAGGGTTAGAAGAGACGGCCAAATGGGGTCATCCCTGCTACATGGCGCATGACCGGAATATCGCCCTTATCGGCGCATTCCAAAATGATTTCACGTTGAGCTTCATGAACGCCAGCCTTATTTCTGATGTTCATGGTGTTTTGCAGAAGGCAGGTCCAAACGCGCAGGTTCCTAGTCTTATCCGGTTTGGTTCTGCCGCTGATGTGGCTGAAAGGGAGCCTATCCTGCGGGAATATTTACAGCATCTAATCGGGTGCGCCGAACTTGGCGAGAAGCCGATCAAGGCGCCAAGTCCCATCGACCTGCCGGATGAATTGGTCGAAGTTTTGGACGCTGATCCGGAGTTGGCTGAGGCGTTCGCGAGCCTGACGCCTGGGCGCCAACGAAGCTATGCGATTGGAATTTCGGGTGCCAAGAAAAGCGAGACACGGTTCGCGCGGATTGAGAAGTTCCGACCGAAAATATTATCCGGCAAAGGCGCGAACGAGCGCTAG
- a CDS encoding TIGR02466 family protein — translation MSNIRSLFVTRLYSAALSEFGAQIDISELVASCYSIAEDDEAGQEWCEKNGYPGYTSYASLTDLPWRFPIFKQIAEALDQHVASFVKDLELDLDGRALVLEDLWINILPEGGMHASHIHPHSVISGTTYVSMPDAASALKLEDPRSARMMAAPTRLKEAREELRQFIYVKPQPGDVLLWESWLRHEVPMNLAEDDRISVSFNYRWE, via the coding sequence ATGTCAAACATCCGCTCTCTGTTCGTGACCCGCCTTTACTCTGCCGCCCTCTCCGAGTTCGGTGCCCAGATTGATATAAGTGAGTTGGTGGCGTCATGCTACTCGATCGCCGAAGACGACGAAGCTGGTCAAGAATGGTGCGAGAAGAACGGCTATCCGGGCTACACGTCCTACGCTTCGCTGACCGATCTTCCTTGGCGTTTTCCCATTTTCAAACAAATTGCCGAGGCGCTTGATCAGCACGTCGCCAGCTTCGTCAAAGATCTTGAACTCGATCTAGACGGGCGGGCGCTGGTTCTCGAAGACCTTTGGATCAATATTCTGCCGGAGGGTGGGATGCACGCCTCGCACATTCACCCGCATTCGGTCATATCGGGGACGACATATGTCTCCATGCCGGATGCCGCATCAGCCCTGAAGCTCGAAGATCCACGCTCTGCACGGATGATGGCGGCGCCAACTCGTTTAAAAGAGGCCCGCGAGGAGCTGCGCCAATTCATCTATGTAAAGCCGCAACCGGGTGATGTGCTTTTGTGGGAGAGCTGGCTACGGCACGAAGTCCCCATGAACCTAGCTGAGGACGACCGGATCTCCGTCAGCTTCAATTACCGTTGGGAATAA
- the rpmC gene encoding 50S ribosomal protein L29, translated as MDAKELRDKTPDQLREDLVNLKKEAFNLRFQQATGQIENTARMRKVRRDVARVNTILNEKAAAAAAEA; from the coding sequence ATGGACGCCAAAGAACTGCGTGACAAGACACCGGATCAGCTCCGCGAAGATCTTGTCAATCTCAAGAAAGAGGCCTTCAACTTGCGTTTTCAGCAGGCTACTGGCCAGATCGAAAATACCGCACGGATGCGCAAAGTCCGCCGTGACGTTGCTCGTGTGAACACAATCCTGAACGAAAAGGCGGCCGCTGCCGCTGCGGAGGCTTAA
- the rpsQ gene encoding 30S ribosomal protein S17: MPKRILQGVVTSNQNAQTVTVLVERRFKHPLLQKTVRKSKKYRAHDEANQFNVGDTVRIQECAPKSKTKRWEVIAN, translated from the coding sequence ATGCCCAAACGCATCCTCCAAGGTGTTGTCACCTCGAACCAAAACGCCCAAACCGTGACTGTTCTTGTCGAGCGCCGCTTTAAGCACCCGCTGCTTCAGAAAACCGTTCGTAAGTCCAAGAAATACCGGGCGCACGATGAAGCAAACCAATTCAACGTCGGCGATACTGTCCGCATTCAGGAATGTGCGCCGAAGTCGAAGACCAAACGCTGGGAAGTCATCGCAAACTAA
- the rplN gene encoding 50S ribosomal protein L14, whose protein sequence is MIQMQTNLDVADNSGARRVQCIKVLGGSHRRYASVGDIIVVSVKEAIPRGRVKKGDVRKAVVVRTAKEVRRDDGTAIRFDRNAAVILNNNMEPVGTRIFGPVVRELRAKNFMKIISLAPEVL, encoded by the coding sequence ATGATCCAGATGCAGACCAATCTGGATGTTGCTGATAACTCCGGCGCTCGCCGGGTTCAGTGCATCAAGGTACTGGGTGGTTCCCACCGTCGCTATGCAAGCGTCGGAGACATCATTGTGGTGTCGGTAAAGGAAGCCATCCCGCGTGGCCGCGTGAAAAAAGGTGACGTCCGTAAGGCCGTCGTCGTGCGCACCGCCAAAGAGGTCCGTCGTGATGACGGCACAGCAATCCGTTTCGATCGGAACGCTGCGGTTATCCTCAACAATAACATGGAGCCTGTTGGCACGCGTATTTTCGGACCGGTTGTCCGTGAACTCCGCGCCAAGAACTTCATGAAAATCATTTCGCTTGCTCCGGAGGTGCTGTGA
- the rplX gene encoding 50S ribosomal protein L24, which produces MAAKLRKGDKVVVLTGKDKGKTGEISSVDPKAGKAVVDGLNIAIRHVKQSQTSQGGRTPKAMPINLSNLAIVDGNGKATRVGFREEDGKKVRFAKTTGEVI; this is translated from the coding sequence ATGGCTGCTAAACTCCGCAAAGGCGACAAGGTCGTCGTTCTTACTGGTAAGGACAAAGGCAAGACTGGAGAGATTTCCTCGGTTGACCCTAAAGCCGGCAAGGCTGTTGTCGATGGCCTGAACATCGCGATCCGCCATGTGAAGCAAAGCCAGACCTCGCAAGGTGGTCGCACGCCGAAAGCGATGCCGATCAACCTTTCGAATCTGGCAATCGTTGACGGTAATGGCAAAGCAACTCGTGTTGGCTTCCGCGAGGAAGATGGCAAGAAGGTGCGTTTCGCCAAGACCACTGGTGAGGTGATCTGA
- the rplE gene encoding 50S ribosomal protein L5 yields the protein MLDNATYTPRLKAAYASSIKAALKEEFSYKNDMQIPRLEKIVLNIGCGAEAVRDSKKAKSAVDDLTTIAGQKAVSTKAKKSIAGFRVREDMPLGAKVTLRGDRMYEFLDRLITVAMPRIRDFRGVSGKSFDGRGNYATGLKEHIVFPEINFDKVDEVWGMDIVICTTAKTDAEAKALLKHFNMPFNS from the coding sequence ATGCTTGATAATGCGACATACACCCCGCGTCTCAAGGCAGCATATGCATCGTCGATCAAGGCGGCTCTGAAAGAAGAGTTCAGCTACAAGAACGACATGCAGATCCCGCGTCTCGAGAAAATCGTTCTCAACATTGGTTGTGGTGCCGAGGCTGTCCGTGACAGCAAGAAAGCCAAATCTGCTGTTGACGATCTGACCACGATTGCTGGCCAGAAGGCTGTTTCCACGAAAGCAAAGAAATCCATCGCTGGTTTCCGCGTTCGTGAAGACATGCCGCTCGGTGCAAAGGTCACTTTGCGTGGCGACCGGATGTACGAATTCCTTGATCGTCTAATCACGGTGGCAATGCCCCGTATCCGCGACTTCCGCGGCGTATCTGGCAAATCTTTCGACGGCCGTGGCAACTACGCTACCGGCCTGAAAGAGCACATCGTGTTCCCTGAAATCAACTTCGACAAAGTCGATGAAGTTTGGGGAATGGACATCGTCATCTGCACCACCGCGAAAACTGACGCGGAAGCGAAGGCGCTGTTGAAGCATTTCAACATGCCGTTCAACAGCTGA
- the rpsN gene encoding 30S ribosomal protein S14, whose translation MAKKSMIEREKKREKLVEQYAAKRAALKEIANDESKSMEERFKARLKLAKLPRNSSPTRLHNRCQLTGRPHAYYRKLKVSRIALRELGSNGEIPGLVKSSW comes from the coding sequence ATGGCAAAGAAATCCATGATCGAACGCGAAAAGAAGCGTGAAAAGCTTGTTGAGCAGTACGCTGCCAAGCGCGCTGCTTTGAAAGAAATCGCGAACGATGAATCGAAGTCGATGGAAGAGCGCTTCAAGGCACGCCTTAAACTGGCAAAACTGCCGCGTAACAGCTCGCCCACCCGTCTTCACAACCGCTGCCAGCTGACTGGCCGTCCGCATGCGTATTATCGCAAGCTGAAGGTCAGCCGGATCGCGCTGCGCGAGCTTGGCTCGAACGGCGAAATCCCCGGCTTGGTTAAGTCCAGCTGGTAA
- the rpsH gene encoding 30S ribosomal protein S8 has product MNDPIGDMLTRIRNAQMRGKSTVSTPASKLRAWVLDVLADEGYIRGYEKGADDRGHATLEISLKYYEGTPVIRELKRVSKPGRRVYMGAKDIPQIRQGLGVSIVSTPKGVMSDAAARAANVGGEVLCSVF; this is encoded by the coding sequence ATGAACGATCCTATCGGTGATATGCTGACCCGCATCCGCAACGCTCAGATGCGCGGAAAATCCACCGTTTCGACTCCGGCTTCCAAGCTTCGTGCTTGGGTGCTCGATGTGCTCGCAGACGAGGGCTATATCCGTGGCTATGAGAAGGGTGCAGACGATCGTGGCCACGCCACGCTCGAAATCAGCCTCAAGTACTACGAAGGCACGCCTGTCATTCGCGAACTGAAACGGGTCTCCAAACCCGGCCGCCGCGTCTACATGGGTGCTAAGGACATTCCGCAGATCCGTCAGGGTCTGGGTGTGTCGATTGTCTCCACGCCTAAGGGCGTGATGTCGGATGCAGCTGCACGTGCCGCCAATGTTGGTGGCGAAGTGCTCTGCTCTGTCTTCTAA
- the rplF gene encoding 50S ribosomal protein L6 has product MSRIGKKPVELPSGVQASVSGQTIEVKGPKGSRSFTATDDVTIAVADNVVTVTPRGSSKRARQQWGMSRSMVENCVVGVTEGFKKELEITGVGYRAQIQGSTLKLALGYSHDVDFDIPAGVTLTAPKQTEIIVEGIDQQLVGQVAANIREWRSPEPYKGKGIRYKGEYIFRKEGKKK; this is encoded by the coding sequence ATGTCTCGTATTGGTAAAAAACCGGTCGAGCTGCCGTCGGGTGTGCAAGCGTCCGTCTCCGGCCAGACCATTGAAGTCAAGGGACCGAAAGGCTCCCGCAGCTTCACTGCAACCGACGATGTAACCATCGCTGTTGCCGACAATGTTGTAACAGTGACCCCGCGTGGCAGCTCGAAGCGTGCGCGGCAGCAGTGGGGGATGTCCCGCTCGATGGTTGAGAACTGCGTCGTCGGCGTGACGGAAGGCTTCAAGAAAGAGCTGGAAATCACCGGTGTTGGTTATCGTGCGCAAATTCAGGGCAGCACTCTCAAGCTCGCTCTGGGCTATAGCCATGATGTCGATTTTGACATTCCGGCGGGCGTAACCCTCACCGCTCCGAAGCAGACCGAAATCATTGTGGAAGGTATTGACCAGCAGTTGGTTGGCCAAGTGGCAGCCAACATCCGCGAGTGGCGTTCGCCCGAGCCCTATAAAGGCAAAGGTATCCGCTACAAGGGTGAGTACATCTTCCGCAAAGAAGGTAAGAAGAAGTAA
- the rplR gene encoding 50S ribosomal protein L18 has product MANSKRTLFLKRRLRVRNKLRAVNAGRPRLSVHRSNKNISVQLIDDVNGVTLASASSLEKDLGVVGKNNIEAAKKVGAAIAERAKKAGVESAYFDRGGFLFHGKVKALADAAREAGLQI; this is encoded by the coding sequence ATGGCAAACAGCAAAAGAACCCTGTTTCTGAAGCGCCGCCTGCGCGTTCGGAACAAACTTCGGGCCGTCAACGCCGGGCGTCCGCGCCTGTCGGTGCACCGTTCCAACAAGAACATCAGCGTACAGCTGATCGACGATGTGAACGGCGTCACCCTCGCTTCGGCTTCTTCTCTCGAGAAGGATCTGGGCGTTGTCGGCAAGAACAACATCGAAGCCGCGAAGAAAGTGGGCGCAGCAATCGCCGAGCGGGCCAAGAAGGCCGGCGTCGAGAGTGCCTATTTCGATCGTGGTGGCTTCTTGTTTCATGGCAAGGTGAAGGCTCTGGCCGACGCTGCGCGTGAAGCTGGCCTGCAGATCTAA
- the rpsE gene encoding 30S ribosomal protein S5, which yields MAERENRRDRRERDEAPEFADRLVAINRVSKTVKGGKRFGFAALVVVGDQKGRVGFGKGKAKEVPEAIRKATEQAKRNMIRVALREGRTLHHDIEGRHGAGKVIMRTAPQGTGIIAGGPMRAVFEMLGIQDVVAKSNGSQNPYNMIRATLNGLSNGQSPRNVAQRRGKKVADILPKRDEAPAESSQVAEEA from the coding sequence ATGGCAGAACGTGAGAACCGCCGGGACCGCCGCGAACGCGACGAAGCTCCGGAATTCGCCGATCGTCTCGTGGCGATCAACCGCGTGTCCAAGACCGTGAAGGGTGGTAAGCGCTTCGGCTTTGCCGCACTTGTGGTTGTGGGCGATCAGAAGGGCCGGGTCGGTTTCGGCAAAGGGAAAGCCAAGGAAGTTCCTGAGGCGATCCGTAAGGCGACCGAGCAAGCAAAGCGCAACATGATCCGTGTTGCTCTGCGTGAAGGCCGTACATTGCATCACGATATCGAAGGCCGTCACGGCGCCGGTAAAGTGATCATGCGCACCGCACCGCAGGGTACCGGTATCATCGCGGGTGGTCCAATGCGTGCAGTATTCGAAATGCTTGGCATTCAGGACGTTGTTGCGAAGTCGAATGGTTCGCAGAACCCCTACAACATGATCCGCGCAACGTTGAACGGCCTGTCCAACGGTCAGTCGCCGCGTAATGTCGCACAGCGCCGCGGAAAGAAGGTTGCGGACATTCTTCCCAAGCGTGACGAGGCGCCTGCCGAGTCCAGCCAAGTAGCTGAGGAGGCCTGA
- the rpmD gene encoding 50S ribosomal protein L30, translating into MAKTIVVKQIGSPIRRPAKQRATLVGLGLNKMHKTRELEDTPSVRGMVESIPHLVEIVEERG; encoded by the coding sequence ATGGCAAAAACCATCGTAGTCAAACAAATCGGCTCGCCGATTCGTCGCCCAGCCAAGCAGCGCGCAACGCTCGTTGGCCTTGGCCTGAACAAGATGCACAAGACTCGTGAACTGGAAGATACTCCTTCCGTTCGTGGTATGGTCGAAAGCATTCCACATCTCGTCGAGATCGTCGAAGAGCGCGGCTAG
- a CDS encoding Crp/Fnr family transcriptional regulator, with protein MSVGLLVYLAFAFGVLGFLARDELRLRLMMLCANSLYMTYYFFVAERPLWDAIFANTALALVNLWMSGVVLIERTTLGMTVEKAQIYRQFPLLSPGQFRRIMKLAHILELGDRKVLTVEQTPLNEIFYMVSGSVDVTKQGATFTLEGPRFVGEVAFLLSRPASATVVAAKGSRVITWNSADLTKLTKRVKGLDVAMFATLNRDLADKVANSDPTRELQ; from the coding sequence ATGTCGGTTGGGCTGCTTGTCTACCTCGCTTTTGCTTTTGGGGTGCTTGGCTTTCTGGCAAGAGACGAGCTTCGGTTACGGTTGATGATGCTGTGCGCGAACAGCCTGTATATGACCTATTACTTCTTTGTAGCGGAGCGTCCCCTGTGGGATGCGATATTTGCCAATACAGCACTTGCGTTGGTTAACCTCTGGATGAGCGGGGTTGTGCTGATTGAACGAACGACACTCGGAATGACTGTCGAAAAAGCACAAATCTACCGGCAGTTTCCTTTGCTTTCACCTGGCCAGTTCAGGCGGATCATGAAGTTGGCGCATATTTTAGAACTGGGGGATCGTAAGGTCTTAACGGTCGAACAGACGCCGCTCAATGAAATATTCTATATGGTGAGTGGTAGCGTGGACGTAACGAAGCAAGGGGCGACATTCACGTTGGAAGGCCCTCGCTTCGTCGGGGAGGTCGCCTTTCTATTGTCACGACCTGCCTCAGCGACCGTGGTGGCCGCGAAAGGGTCGCGGGTCATCACTTGGAACAGCGCGGACCTTACAAAATTGACGAAGCGGGTGAAGGGCCTCGATGTTGCTATGTTTGCCACCCTGAACCGAGACCTCGCCGATAAGGTTGCCAATTCAGACCCGACCCGTGAACTGCAGTGA
- the rplO gene encoding 50S ribosomal protein L15 — MKLNELRDNEGATKKRMRIGRGPGSGKGKMGGRGIKGQKSRSGVAIKGYEGGQMPLYQRLPKRGFNKPNRLKFAIVNLGLIQKFIDAKKLDAANITEDSLVESGLVRRKLDGIRVLAKGELTAKANITVTGASKGAIEVVEKAGGSVTVTTAVAAE, encoded by the coding sequence ATGAAACTTAATGAACTTCGTGATAACGAAGGCGCAACCAAGAAGCGCATGCGTATTGGCCGTGGTCCCGGCTCTGGCAAGGGTAAGATGGGTGGCCGTGGTATCAAAGGTCAGAAATCCCGTTCGGGTGTGGCTATCAAGGGCTACGAAGGTGGCCAGATGCCGCTCTATCAGCGCCTTCCGAAGCGTGGCTTCAACAAGCCGAACCGCCTGAAGTTCGCGATTGTGAACCTTGGACTGATTCAGAAATTCATCGACGCCAAGAAGCTTGACGCTGCGAACATCACCGAAGACTCGCTCGTTGAGAGCGGCTTGGTGCGCCGTAAGCTCGATGGCATCCGCGTTCTGGCAAAGGGCGAGCTGACCGCAAAAGCAAACATCACGGTAACCGGTGCATCTAAGGGTGCGATCGAAGTGGTCGAAAAAGCAGGTGGCTCTGTTACCGTCACAACCGCAGTCGCGGCGGAGTAA